A single window of Pseudomonas benzenivorans DNA harbors:
- a CDS encoding EAL domain-containing response regulator has translation MAQLQAKGATARTQTLLVVDDRPENLEAMQALLGDGDWQLRCVSSGEAALQCLLDEEVGLVLLDVQMPHMGGFEVARLMRGNPRTRYIPIIFVSAIAQTANAVLQGYATGAVDFMLKPFDPKVLRHKIHSLLEHERNRSELMQLTQQLDSARAFNASVLDNAAEGIMVVGEDGLIRFANPAMAQMLGCSVNELQGSALLSHLRTPAVDCEWPQSAFYQHWRQNKTYRVHEASLRTRDGGSVPVALSCSPLPKLQRAMVVLALDMSVVRSLHSQLESQAVTDPLTGLLNRRGFHQALESALSRTGRSGQRLALLYLDLDGFKRINDSLGHGVGDQLLKRVGEQLKASLRPYDTLARVGGDEFTAVLDSLGHSEDAARVAEKLIEQVSVRHSLNGVDFTIGASVGIACFPECGQTVDSLLRAADMAMYEAKRAGRQQYRFFLPEMNGRARSRLMLEESLRTAIEHNDFILVYQPQIHLESGKLRGFEALLRWQHRVAGTVAPSVFIPLLEETRLINRLGDWIFHQGVRQYGELSRRFSDDLVLSLNVSPVQFGMPQLVEDLGRVLDEYQLDPAQLEVEVTESALMQNLGNTQEQLRQLRLLGVKIAIDDFGTGYSSLAYLRHFELDTLKIDRLFIANMLDSPRDAAVVSTIIDLGRNLGLEVIAEGVETQAQRDWLIEHRCPIMQGFLVAPGLSAADAGLFPAQLDWEALPLHVPPKA, from the coding sequence ATGGCACAGCTGCAGGCCAAGGGCGCAACAGCCAGGACGCAGACGCTGCTGGTGGTGGATGATCGGCCGGAGAATCTCGAAGCCATGCAGGCCCTGCTGGGCGACGGCGACTGGCAATTGCGCTGCGTCAGTTCCGGCGAGGCGGCGCTGCAGTGTCTGCTGGACGAAGAGGTCGGGCTGGTGCTGCTGGATGTGCAGATGCCACACATGGGCGGCTTCGAGGTGGCGCGGCTGATGCGCGGCAACCCGCGCACCCGCTATATACCCATCATCTTCGTCTCGGCCATCGCGCAGACCGCCAACGCCGTGCTCCAGGGCTACGCCACCGGTGCCGTGGACTTCATGCTCAAGCCCTTCGACCCCAAGGTGCTGCGCCACAAGATCCACTCGCTGCTCGAGCACGAGCGCAATCGCAGCGAGCTGATGCAGCTGACCCAGCAGCTGGACAGCGCACGGGCCTTCAACGCCTCGGTGCTGGATAACGCCGCCGAGGGCATCATGGTGGTGGGCGAGGACGGCCTGATCCGCTTCGCCAACCCGGCCATGGCGCAGATGCTCGGCTGCTCGGTGAACGAACTGCAGGGCAGCGCGCTGCTGTCGCATTTGCGCACGCCGGCGGTCGACTGTGAGTGGCCGCAGTCGGCGTTCTACCAGCACTGGCGACAGAACAAGACCTACCGTGTGCATGAGGCCAGTCTGCGCACCCGCGACGGCGGCAGCGTACCGGTGGCGCTGTCCTGCTCGCCGTTGCCCAAGCTGCAGCGGGCCATGGTGGTGCTGGCCCTGGACATGTCGGTAGTGCGCAGCCTGCACTCGCAGCTGGAGTCCCAGGCGGTGACCGACCCGCTGACCGGGCTGCTCAACCGGCGCGGCTTCCATCAGGCCCTGGAGTCGGCGCTCTCGCGCACCGGCCGCAGCGGCCAACGCCTGGCCTTGCTCTATCTCGACCTGGATGGCTTCAAGCGTATCAACGACTCGCTGGGGCACGGTGTCGGCGACCAGTTGCTAAAGCGCGTCGGCGAGCAGCTCAAGGCCAGCCTGCGTCCCTACGACACCCTGGCGCGGGTCGGTGGCGACGAATTCACCGCCGTGCTCGACAGCCTGGGTCATTCGGAAGATGCGGCGCGGGTGGCGGAAAAGCTGATCGAGCAGGTGTCGGTGCGCCACAGCCTCAACGGTGTCGACTTCACCATCGGTGCCAGCGTCGGCATCGCCTGCTTCCCCGAGTGTGGGCAGACCGTCGATAGCCTGCTACGCGCGGCGGATATGGCGATGTACGAGGCCAAGCGCGCCGGGCGCCAACAGTACCGCTTCTTCCTGCCGGAAATGAACGGTCGCGCACGCTCGCGGCTGATGCTCGAGGAGAGTCTGCGCACGGCCATCGAGCACAACGACTTCATTCTGGTCTACCAGCCGCAGATCCACCTGGAAAGCGGCAAGCTGCGCGGCTTCGAGGCGCTGCTGCGCTGGCAGCACCGGGTCGCCGGGACCGTGGCGCCCAGTGTGTTCATTCCCCTGCTCGAGGAAACCCGCCTGATCAACCGCCTGGGTGACTGGATCTTCCACCAGGGGGTGCGCCAGTACGGCGAGCTGAGCCGGCGCTTCAGCGATGACCTGGTGCTCAGCCTGAATGTCAGCCCGGTGCAGTTCGGCATGCCGCAGCTGGTCGAGGACCTGGGCCGGGTGCTGGACGAATACCAGTTGGACCCTGCGCAGCTGGAGGTCGAGGTCACCGAGAGCGCGCTGATGCAGAACCTGGGGAACACCCAGGAACAATTGCGCCAGCTGCGTCTGCTGGGCGTGAAGATCGCCATCGACGATTTCGGCACCGGCTACTCGTCGCTCGCCTATCTGCGGCACTTCGAGCTGGATACCCTGAAGATCGACCGCCTGTTCATCGCCAATATGCTCGACTCACCCCGTGATGCGGCGGTGGTCAGCACCATCATCGACCTGGGGCGCAATCTGGGCCTCGAGGTAATCGCCGAAGGGGTGGAAACCCAGGCCCAGCGCGACTGGCTGATCGAGCACCGCTGCCCGATCATGCAGGGCTTTCTGGTCGCGCCGGGGCTGTCGGCGGCGGACGCCGGGCTATTTCCGGCGCAGCTGGACTGGGAGGCGCTGCCGCTGCACGTCCCACCCAAGGCCTAG
- a CDS encoding acyltransferase: protein MLHVLPAPLRGLIGASLLALNTLFWCWPLFTVTLLKICLPFAAAQRLCNALMNFIHEAWISCNKAWMNLVCRTRWQVEGLQGLDYQRSYLVTSNHQSWVDILVLQYLLNRRIRPLKFFLKQELIWVPVIGLCWWALGFPFMKRYSKAYLAKHPEKRGKDLQTTRRTCAKFRGHPTAIFNFLEGTRFTPRKHADQASPFQYLLKPKAGGIAFVLDAMGEQLDAIVNVTIHYPQGNPGFWALLSGEVQEVVVSFRQLPIDGAFIGNNYDQDDGYRLAFQQWVNQLWQAKDAELAELHRRHPARRP from the coding sequence ATGCTGCACGTTCTGCCCGCTCCCCTTCGTGGCCTGATCGGCGCCAGCCTGCTGGCGCTCAACACCCTGTTCTGGTGCTGGCCACTGTTCACCGTGACCCTGCTGAAGATCTGTCTGCCGTTCGCCGCCGCGCAACGCCTGTGCAACGCCCTGATGAACTTCATCCACGAGGCCTGGATCAGCTGCAACAAGGCCTGGATGAACCTGGTCTGCCGGACCCGCTGGCAGGTCGAAGGACTGCAGGGCCTGGATTATCAGCGCTCCTACCTGGTCACCAGCAATCACCAGAGCTGGGTCGACATCCTGGTGCTGCAATACCTGCTCAATCGGCGCATCCGCCCGCTGAAGTTCTTTCTCAAACAGGAGCTGATCTGGGTGCCGGTGATCGGCCTGTGCTGGTGGGCCTTGGGTTTCCCGTTCATGAAACGCTACTCCAAGGCCTACCTGGCCAAGCACCCGGAAAAGCGCGGCAAGGACCTGCAGACCACCCGGCGCACCTGCGCCAAGTTTCGCGGCCATCCCACGGCCATCTTCAACTTCCTCGAAGGCACCCGCTTCACCCCGCGCAAGCACGCGGATCAGGCCTCGCCCTTCCAGTACCTGCTCAAACCCAAGGCCGGCGGCATCGCCTTCGTGCTGGACGCCATGGGCGAGCAGCTGGACGCCATCGTCAACGTCACCATCCATTACCCCCAGGGCAACCCGGGCTTCTGGGCGCTGCTCAGCGGCGAAGTGCAGGAAGTGGTGGTGAGCTTCCGCCAGCTGCCGATCGACGGCGCCTTCATCGGCAACAACTACGATCAGGATGACGGCTACCGCCTGGCATTCCAGCAATGGGTCAATCAGTTGTGGCAAGCCAAGGACGCCGAGCTGGCCGAGCTGCACCGTCGCCACCCCGCCCGGCGTCCCTAG
- the pta gene encoding phosphate acetyltransferase, whose amino-acid sequence MHTFFIAPTGFGVGLTSVSLGLVGALQRAGLRVGFFKPIAQPHPGDTGPELSSELIARTHGLHSPAPLTLGRVEQMLGDGQLDELLEDIVSRYQQAAQDKDVVIVEGMVPTRHASYAARVNFHLAKSLDADVILISAPEQESLGELCDRVGIQAQQFGGPKDPKVLGVILNKVRSEDGVAAYARRVKGGSALFRGEDFRLLGCIPWEEELNAPRTRDIADLLGARVLNAGDYDQRRVLKIVLCARAVANTVQLLKPGTLVVTPGDRDDIILAASLAAMNGVPLAGLLLCSDFSPDPRIMELCRGALLSGLPVLTVGTGSYDTATDLNRLNKEIPLDDRDRAERVAEFIASQVDHDWLRVRCGSPRERHLSPAAFRYQLVQRAQAADRRIVLPEGNEPRTIQAAAICQARGIARCVLLAKPEEVQAVAQAQGIELPPGLEILDPDLIRARYVAPMVELRQSKGLNAPMAAAQLEDNVVLGTMMLALDEADGLVSGAVHTTANTIRPALQLIKTAPGYSLVSSVYFMLLPEQVVVFGDCAVNSDPSAAQLAEIALQSADSARALGISPRVAMLSDSDSAAELDKVREATRLARLDRPDLTLEGPLPCDPALIVGGSRRAGQDSAAASRATVFVFPDLNSGNSTYKALQGSADCLSVGPMLQGLRKPVNDLARGALVDDIVYTIALTATQAASVPQHSE is encoded by the coding sequence ATGCACACCTTCTTCATCGCACCGACCGGGTTCGGCGTCGGCCTCACTTCCGTCAGTCTCGGCCTGGTCGGCGCCCTGCAGCGCGCCGGCCTGCGGGTCGGCTTCTTCAAGCCGATCGCCCAGCCGCATCCGGGCGACACCGGGCCGGAACTCTCCAGTGAACTGATCGCCCGCACCCATGGCCTGCACTCGCCCGCCCCGCTGACGCTCGGCCGGGTGGAGCAGATGCTCGGCGACGGGCAGCTGGACGAGCTGCTGGAGGACATCGTCAGTCGCTATCAACAGGCCGCGCAGGACAAGGATGTGGTGATAGTCGAGGGCATGGTGCCGACCCGCCACGCCAGCTACGCGGCGCGGGTCAACTTCCACCTGGCCAAGAGCCTGGACGCCGACGTGATCCTGATCTCGGCGCCGGAGCAGGAAAGCCTCGGCGAGCTGTGCGACCGGGTAGGCATTCAGGCCCAGCAGTTCGGCGGTCCGAAAGACCCCAAGGTACTCGGGGTGATCCTCAACAAGGTACGCAGCGAAGACGGCGTCGCGGCCTATGCCCGGCGCGTGAAGGGCGGCTCGGCGCTGTTTCGGGGCGAGGACTTCCGCCTGCTCGGCTGCATTCCCTGGGAGGAGGAGCTGAACGCCCCGCGTACCCGCGACATCGCCGACCTGCTCGGCGCCCGCGTGCTCAATGCCGGCGACTACGACCAGCGCCGGGTGCTGAAGATAGTGCTCTGCGCCCGCGCCGTGGCCAACACCGTGCAGCTGCTCAAACCCGGCACCCTGGTGGTCACCCCGGGCGACCGCGACGACATCATCCTCGCCGCCAGCCTGGCGGCGATGAACGGCGTGCCACTGGCCGGACTGCTGCTGTGCAGCGACTTCAGCCCCGACCCGCGCATCATGGAACTGTGTCGCGGGGCCCTGCTCAGTGGCCTGCCGGTGCTGACGGTGGGCACCGGCTCCTACGACACCGCAACCGACCTCAATCGGCTGAACAAGGAGATCCCCCTGGACGACCGGGACCGCGCGGAACGGGTCGCCGAGTTCATCGCCAGCCAAGTCGACCACGACTGGCTGCGCGTGCGCTGCGGCAGCCCGCGCGAACGCCACCTGTCGCCGGCGGCGTTCCGCTACCAGCTGGTGCAGCGGGCCCAGGCGGCAGACCGACGCATCGTTCTGCCAGAGGGCAACGAGCCACGCACCATCCAGGCCGCCGCCATCTGCCAGGCCCGCGGCATCGCCCGCTGCGTGTTGCTGGCCAAGCCCGAGGAGGTCCAGGCCGTGGCCCAGGCCCAGGGCATCGAGCTACCGCCCGGGCTGGAGATCCTCGACCCGGACCTGATCCGCGCACGCTACGTCGCGCCCATGGTCGAACTGCGCCAGAGCAAGGGACTCAACGCCCCCATGGCCGCCGCCCAGCTGGAAGACAACGTGGTACTCGGCACCATGATGCTGGCCCTGGACGAGGCCGACGGACTGGTTTCCGGGGCCGTCCACACCACCGCCAACACCATTCGCCCGGCCTTGCAGCTGATCAAGACCGCGCCGGGCTACAGCCTGGTGTCCTCGGTGTACTTCATGCTCCTGCCGGAGCAGGTGGTGGTGTTCGGTGATTGCGCGGTCAACTCGGACCCCAGCGCCGCGCAGTTGGCGGAGATCGCCCTGCAGAGCGCCGACTCGGCCAGGGCCCTGGGCATCAGCCCACGGGTGGCCATGCTGAGCGACTCGGACAGCGCCGCCGAACTCGACAAGGTGCGCGAGGCGACCCGCCTGGCGCGCCTCGACCGACCCGATCTGACCCTTGAGGGCCCCCTGCCGTGCGACCCCGCCCTCATCGTCGGCGGCTCTCGCCGCGCGGGGCAGGACAGTGCGGCAGCCAGCCGCGCCACGGTCTTCGTCTTCCCCGACCTGAACAGCGGCAACAGCACCTACAAGGCGCTGCAGGGCAGCGCCGACTGCCTCAGCGTCGGGCCGATGCTGCAAGGCCTGCGCAAACCGGTGAACGACCTGGCGCGGGGCGCCCTGGTCGATGACATCGTCTACACCATCGCCCTGACCGCGACCCAGGCGGCCAGCGTGCCGCAACATTCGGAGTGA
- a CDS encoding DUF3565 domain-containing protein: METALLAAISMGRDLLLKKNERVSLTKGTRESDPSADGRPMGGPVRLLDLRQDEDGHWVAVLSCGHTQHLRHQPPWQNRPWVLDPVRREAQRGQPFACGWCQHADGAVEDEAPAGS; this comes from the coding sequence ATGGAGACGGCCTTGTTGGCGGCGATCAGCATGGGGCGAGACCTTTTGCTTAAGAAGAATGAACGCGTAAGTTTAACCAAGGGAACGCGCGAAAGCGACCCGAGCGCAGACGGACGGCCGATGGGCGGCCCCGTGCGCCTGCTGGATTTGCGCCAGGACGAGGACGGCCACTGGGTCGCCGTGCTCTCCTGTGGCCACACCCAGCACCTGCGCCACCAGCCGCCCTGGCAGAACCGCCCCTGGGTCCTCGACCCCGTGCGCCGCGAGGCCCAGCGGGGCCAGCCCTTCGCCTGCGGCTGGTGCCAGCACGCCGACGGGGCAGTCGAGGACGAAGCACCAGCCGGCAGCTAG
- a CDS encoding FKBP-type peptidyl-prolyl cis-trans isomerase yields MLIAANKAVSIDYTLTNDAGEVIDSSAGGAPLVYLHGAGNIIGGLERALLGKQAGDELSVAVEPVDAYGEYSAELVATLNRSMFEGVDELEVGMQFHASGPDGSMQIVTIRELDGDDVIVDGNHPLAGQRLNFQVKVVNVRDASEEELAHGHIHGEGGHQH; encoded by the coding sequence ATGCTGATCGCCGCCAACAAGGCCGTCTCCATCGACTATACCCTGACCAACGATGCCGGTGAGGTGATCGATAGTTCCGCTGGCGGCGCGCCGCTGGTTTACCTCCATGGCGCCGGCAACATCATCGGCGGCCTGGAGCGAGCCCTGCTGGGCAAGCAAGCCGGTGACGAGCTGTCCGTGGCCGTCGAGCCAGTGGATGCCTACGGCGAATACAGCGCCGAGCTGGTCGCCACCCTCAATCGTTCGATGTTCGAAGGCGTCGACGAGCTGGAAGTCGGCATGCAGTTCCACGCCTCCGGTCCGGACGGCAGCATGCAGATCGTCACCATCCGCGAGCTGGACGGCGACGACGTGATCGTCGACGGCAACCACCCGCTGGCCGGCCAGCGCCTGAACTTCCAAGTCAAGGTGGTCAACGTGCGTGACGCCAGTGAAGAAGAGCTGGCTCACGGCCACATTCACGGCGAAGGTGGTCACCAGCACTGA
- a CDS encoding glutathione peroxidase, with the protein MSAFHDINLRALDGEELPLAPLKGQVVLVVNVASKCGLTPQYAGLEKLHQQYRDRGFSVLGLPCNQFAGQEPDDEAAIREFCSLNYGVSFPLGSKLEVNGPERHPLYRLLVGEGAEFPGDITWNFEKFLVGPDGRVLARFSPRTAPDDPALIQAIENALG; encoded by the coding sequence ATGAGTGCCTTTCACGACATCAATCTGCGCGCGCTCGATGGTGAGGAGCTGCCATTGGCGCCTTTGAAGGGGCAGGTGGTGTTGGTGGTCAACGTCGCCTCCAAGTGTGGCCTGACGCCCCAGTACGCCGGCTTGGAGAAGCTCCACCAGCAGTACCGGGACCGCGGCTTCAGCGTGCTGGGTTTGCCGTGCAACCAGTTTGCCGGACAGGAGCCGGACGATGAGGCGGCCATCCGCGAGTTTTGCAGCCTGAACTACGGGGTGAGCTTCCCCCTGGGCAGCAAGCTGGAGGTCAACGGCCCCGAGCGTCATCCGCTGTATCGCCTGCTGGTGGGCGAGGGCGCCGAGTTCCCGGGCGACATCACCTGGAACTTCGAGAAGTTCCTGGTCGGCCCCGATGGCCGGGTGCTGGCGCGCTTCTCCCCGCGCACCGCTCCGGATGATCCGGCGCTGATCCAGGCCATCGAAAACGCCCTGGGTTGA
- a CDS encoding TetR/AcrR family transcriptional regulator, with the protein MNSRVRLDKRDLILAKGAEVMTRRGYHGAGVQEIVQAAGVPKGSFYHYFSSKEDFALQALRQLYEPRLQRYEQALGNAALSPRARILGYYQELVEHFARQERPEHHCFIGSLSFEMAELSPAIGAEVDAILQRSADSLQRCLLQAQALGELRADEDCGNLASFIASAWQGALTRLKVASNARVLDDFLQRLQRLIQP; encoded by the coding sequence ATGAACAGCCGTGTACGACTCGACAAGCGTGACCTGATTCTCGCCAAAGGTGCCGAGGTGATGACCCGTCGTGGCTATCACGGCGCCGGCGTGCAGGAAATCGTCCAGGCCGCCGGGGTGCCCAAGGGCTCCTTCTACCACTACTTCTCCAGCAAGGAAGATTTCGCCCTGCAGGCCCTGCGGCAGCTCTACGAGCCGCGCCTGCAGCGCTATGAGCAGGCGCTGGGCAATGCCGCGCTGAGCCCGCGGGCGCGGATTCTCGGCTACTACCAGGAATTGGTGGAGCACTTCGCCCGTCAGGAACGCCCCGAGCACCACTGTTTCATCGGCAGCCTGAGCTTCGAGATGGCCGAACTGTCGCCGGCCATCGGCGCCGAGGTGGACGCGATCCTGCAGCGCTCGGCGGACAGCCTGCAGCGCTGCCTCCTGCAGGCCCAGGCGCTCGGTGAGCTCCGCGCGGATGAGGACTGCGGCAATCTGGCGAGCTTTATCGCCAGTGCCTGGCAGGGGGCGCTGACCCGCCTGAAGGTGGCGAGCAATGCCCGCGTCCTGGACGACTTCCTGCAGCGCTTGCAGCGCCTGATACAGCCCTGA
- a CDS encoding NADH:flavin oxidoreductase has product MNAPVKALFQPFQLGSLALPSRVVMAPMTRSFSPGGVPNSKVIEYYRRRAAAGVGLIVTEGTTVGHKASNGYPNVPRFYGEDALAGWQKVVEAVHAEGGKIVPQLWHVGNVRKLGTEPDAAVPGYGPSEKLKDGQVIVHGMSQADIQAVIAAFAQAARDAQRIGMDGVEIHGAHGYLIDQFFWAGSNQRTDEYGGDLAQRSRFAIELIQAVRAAVGPDFPIIFRFSQWKQQDYSARLVETPEALEAFLKPLSEAGVDIFHCSTRRFWEPEFEGSELNLAGWTRKLTGKPTITVGSVGLDGEFLQFMVNTDKVAQPAKLEGLLERLHKQEFDLVAVGRALLVDPDWALKVRDGREADILPFSREALMSLV; this is encoded by the coding sequence ATGAATGCCCCGGTGAAAGCCCTGTTCCAACCCTTCCAGCTCGGCTCGCTGGCGTTGCCCAGCCGCGTGGTGATGGCGCCCATGACCCGCTCCTTCTCGCCTGGCGGCGTGCCCAACAGCAAGGTCATCGAGTACTACCGCCGCCGCGCCGCGGCCGGCGTCGGCCTGATCGTCACCGAGGGCACCACCGTCGGCCACAAGGCGTCCAACGGCTACCCCAATGTTCCGCGCTTCTACGGCGAGGATGCCTTGGCCGGCTGGCAGAAAGTGGTCGAGGCGGTGCATGCCGAGGGCGGCAAGATAGTCCCGCAGCTGTGGCACGTGGGCAATGTGCGCAAGCTCGGCACCGAGCCAGATGCCGCCGTGCCGGGCTACGGCCCCAGCGAAAAACTCAAGGACGGCCAGGTCATCGTCCATGGCATGAGCCAGGCCGATATCCAGGCGGTCATCGCCGCCTTCGCCCAGGCCGCCCGCGACGCCCAGCGCATCGGCATGGACGGGGTGGAGATTCATGGCGCCCATGGCTACCTGATCGACCAGTTCTTCTGGGCCGGCAGCAACCAGCGCACGGACGAGTACGGCGGCGACCTGGCCCAGCGTTCGCGCTTCGCCATCGAGCTGATCCAGGCGGTCCGTGCCGCGGTCGGCCCGGACTTCCCGATCATCTTTCGCTTCTCCCAGTGGAAGCAGCAGGACTACAGCGCGCGCCTGGTGGAGACCCCGGAGGCCCTGGAGGCCTTCCTCAAGCCGCTGAGCGAAGCCGGCGTGGACATCTTCCATTGCTCGACCCGGCGCTTCTGGGAGCCCGAGTTCGAGGGTTCCGAACTGAACCTGGCGGGCTGGACGCGCAAGCTGACCGGCAAGCCGACCATCACCGTCGGCAGCGTCGGCCTGGACGGCGAGTTCCTGCAGTTCATGGTCAACACCGACAAGGTCGCCCAGCCGGCCAAGCTGGAAGGGCTGCTGGAGCGTCTGCACAAGCAGGAGTTCGACCTGGTGGCAGTCGGCCGCGCCCTGCTGGTCGATCCGGACTGGGCGCTCAAGGTCCGCGATGGCCGTGAAGCGGACATCCTGCCCTTCAGCCGCGAAGCGCTGATGAGCCTGGTCTGA
- a CDS encoding TonB-dependent receptor family protein: protein MHNSARLLSLPLSLLTLAISHAALADTTSAQTVLAPTVIKGDVLGSASDEEVRSYPGSRSVVDAEELSKASVRGLDDALQRVPGVKVFDETGTGALPQIAVRGLYESRSGRVQVLSDGIPLALAPYGQTSLSLFPQTLATVERIDIVRGGAAVQYGPNNVGGVINFISRPIPRQWETTLQEKATFAPGGRSLWDSYLGTGGYLTDNFGLQLDLNTVTGEYGREHSDSEVQNYRLRGQWDIDDTRSLSFGVQRYKADLDLAGALSVADYKDDPRQSTRDLDRFEGDSDRVWGTYSQYLGAVGPFDSAEFSWTNFAQHSYRNFLIGLPFTPDATPTTFQDAPRDFRVWGSEPRLSLSLDGDSVSQTWLLGARLVKEDVDFEVNRQNLGSGAHSVIRDWTFDDEAKAAYVSNAIKLLDGRLTLTPGVRYEHARMEYADGVSGVERQSVAEEWLPGLSLGYQLDDAWFLYANAQKSLRLPQITSIVKDGDVAAELAWNYETGVRYTPWQGLRVDLGLYRIDFEDQIEYNRSNDRFENLGSTRHQGLESEVFWTPAALPNLDLHAGYAYLDSEQRAGAFAGNEVPFASRHQITLDGRYRFAEVWTYSLDGLYFSGAYTDAANSRDENANASVGRLPAYWLWNTAIEREFKLDDGSLLTTSAGISNLFDRQYYFRGIDTSPWGRQPAPGRTLTLGVNYRF from the coding sequence ATGCACAACAGCGCTCGACTTCTTTCATTGCCCCTCAGCCTGCTGACGCTCGCCATCAGCCACGCCGCCCTCGCCGACACAACCAGCGCCCAGACGGTCCTCGCCCCCACGGTGATCAAGGGCGACGTGCTGGGCAGCGCCAGCGACGAGGAGGTGCGCAGCTACCCCGGCAGCCGCAGCGTCGTCGACGCCGAAGAGCTGAGCAAGGCCAGCGTGCGCGGCCTCGACGACGCCCTGCAGCGCGTCCCCGGGGTCAAGGTGTTCGACGAGACCGGCACCGGGGCCCTGCCGCAGATCGCCGTGCGCGGCCTCTACGAGAGCCGCAGCGGCCGCGTCCAGGTGCTCTCCGACGGCATCCCTCTGGCCCTGGCACCCTACGGCCAGACCAGCCTGTCGCTGTTCCCGCAGACCCTGGCCACGGTCGAGCGCATCGACATCGTACGCGGCGGCGCCGCCGTACAATACGGGCCGAACAACGTCGGCGGGGTGATCAACTTCATCAGCCGACCCATCCCCCGCCAGTGGGAAACCACCCTGCAGGAGAAGGCCACCTTCGCACCCGGCGGGCGCAGCCTGTGGGACAGCTACCTCGGCACCGGCGGCTACCTCACCGACAACTTCGGCCTGCAGCTGGACCTCAACACCGTCACCGGCGAGTACGGCCGCGAGCACTCCGACAGCGAGGTACAGAACTACCGCCTGCGCGGCCAGTGGGACATCGACGACACGCGCAGCCTGAGCTTCGGCGTGCAGCGCTACAAGGCCGACCTTGACCTGGCAGGCGCCCTCAGCGTGGCCGACTACAAGGACGACCCGCGCCAGTCGACCCGCGACCTCGACCGTTTCGAGGGTGATAGCGACCGCGTCTGGGGCACCTACAGCCAGTACCTGGGCGCCGTCGGTCCGTTCGACTCGGCGGAGTTCAGCTGGACCAACTTCGCCCAGCACAGCTACCGCAACTTCCTCATCGGCCTGCCCTTCACCCCCGACGCCACCCCGACCACCTTCCAGGATGCGCCACGGGACTTCCGCGTCTGGGGCAGCGAGCCGCGCCTGAGCCTGAGCCTGGACGGCGACAGCGTCAGCCAGACCTGGCTGCTCGGCGCCCGCCTGGTCAAGGAAGACGTCGACTTCGAGGTCAACCGGCAGAACCTCGGTAGCGGCGCGCACAGCGTGATCCGCGACTGGACCTTCGACGACGAGGCCAAGGCCGCCTATGTCAGCAACGCGATCAAGCTGCTCGACGGCCGCCTGACCCTGACCCCCGGCGTGCGCTACGAGCACGCGCGCATGGAGTACGCCGACGGCGTCAGCGGCGTGGAGCGCCAGAGCGTCGCAGAGGAATGGCTGCCGGGCCTGAGCCTGGGCTATCAGCTCGACGATGCCTGGTTCCTCTACGCCAATGCGCAGAAGTCCCTGCGTTTGCCGCAGATCACCTCGATCGTCAAGGACGGCGACGTCGCCGCCGAGCTGGCCTGGAACTACGAGACGGGCGTGCGCTACACCCCCTGGCAGGGCCTGCGCGTCGACCTCGGCCTGTACCGCATCGATTTCGAGGATCAGATCGAATACAACCGCAGCAACGACCGCTTCGAGAACCTCGGCAGCACCCGCCACCAGGGCCTCGAGAGCGAGGTGTTCTGGACCCCGGCGGCGCTGCCGAACCTCGACCTGCACGCCGGCTACGCCTACCTCGACAGCGAGCAGCGCGCCGGTGCCTTCGCCGGCAACGAGGTGCCCTTCGCCTCCCGCCACCAGATCACCCTGGACGGCCGCTACCGCTTCGCCGAGGTCTGGACCTACAGCCTGGACGGCCTGTATTTCAGCGGCGCCTATACCGATGCGGCCAACAGCCGCGACGAGAACGCCAACGCCTCGGTCGGCCGGCTGCCGGCCTACTGGCTGTGGAACACCGCCATCGAGCGCGAGTTCAAGCTCGACGACGGCAGTCTGCTGACCACCTCCGCCGGGATCAGCAACCTGTTCGACCGCCAGTACTACTTCCGCGGCATCGACACCAGCCCATGGGGCCGCCAGCCGGCACCCGGACGCACCCTGACCCTCGGCGTCAACTACCGCTTCTAA